In one Gadus morhua chromosome 7, gadMor3.0, whole genome shotgun sequence genomic region, the following are encoded:
- the rbm41 gene encoding RNA-binding protein 41 isoform X1, whose protein sequence is MRRVSRQACEDGPLLDSQETEGQRQLHSLLVQQLHTDVDIDRLVAKRRCFAPAALYRPFGEQASGVRSLSQFQALQHGDQELASLRELGLTDPEIHLWLSRDAPELTEKSHGVCAAPSARQQRLQVIRDKMAARSELLSRPQRFTNSRALSRREMEIEQALFHGNDRMGFLSALYHRNQESEESQQGAQSTSDPMDSVYRDVFIEEGRPVSPTGRQENSPYLTPADQSQRSLTKTDQSQSSELSRPTRGPSAPSEPGRNTASRGPTRTHHKPPSVPPTELDISRPIGSLCAAGPGGVLTVRGDIEVISEEDIRGNREAEEGIRSIPRFQSYRPGEPSELVSPTLVSPTMGSHAGLSHAGVSPGAVCEEPQCAGVCGPAGGAVLPVRGGGRASAALPPADGSHEGTGLHHAARHRNVPESFGVDPRLQVARQAPGD, encoded by the exons ATGCGAAG GGTGAGCCGCCAGGCGTGTGAGGACGGGCCGCTGCTGGACTCCCAGGAGACGGAGGGCCAGAGGCAGCTCCACAGTCTCCTGGTCCAGCAGCTCCACACGGACGTAGACATCGATCG cctGGTGGCCAAGCGGCGCTGCTTTGCCCCGGCCGCCCTCTATCGGCCCTTCGGGGAGCAGGCCAGCGGAGTGAGGAGCCTGTCCCAGTTCCAGGCCCTGCAGCACGGGGACCAGGAGCTGGCCAGCCTGCGAGAGCTGGGCCTCACCGACCCAGAGATCCATCTGTGGCTGAGCCGAGACGCCCCTGAGCTGACCGAGaag agccacGGCGTGTGCGCGGCCCCTAGCGCCCGGCAGCAGCGCCTGCAGGTCATCAGGGACAAGATGGCGGCCCGGTCGGAGCTGCTGTCCCGTCCGCAGCGCTTCACCAACAGCCGGGCGCTCTCCCGGCGCGAGATGGAGATCGAGCAGGCGCTGTTCCACGGCAACGACCGCATGGGCTTCCTCTCCGCGCTCTACCACCGCA AtcaggagagtgaggagagccagcagggggcgcagTCCACCTCCGACCCCATGGACTCCGTCTACAGAGACGTCTTCATCGAGGAGGGACGACCCGTCTCCCCCACGGGCCGGCAGGAGAACTCTCCCTATCTAACCCcggccgaccaatcacagcgttCCCTGACGAAGACCGACCAATCGCAGAGCTCCGAACTGTCCCGACCGACAAGGGGCCCGTCCGCCCCGTCGGAGCCCGGTCGAAACACAGCGAGCCGGGGCCCGACGCGAACGCACCACAAACCGCCGTCGGTTCCTCCGACGGAGCTGGATATCAGTCGGCCAATCGGCAGCCTCTGTGCGGCGGGGCCCGGTGGCGTGCTGACGGTGCGAGGGGACATCGAGGTCATCTCGGAGGAGGACATACGGGGGAACCGCGAGGCCGAGGAGGGGATACGCTCCATCCCCCGGTTCCAGAGCTACCGGCCTGGGGAACCCTCCGAG CTGGTCTCTCCCACGCTGGTCTCTCCCACGATGGGCTCTCACGCTGGGCTCTCCCACGCTGGTGTCTCCCCAGGTGCTGTGTGTGAAGAACCTCAGTGCGCAGGCGTCTGTGGCCCAGCTGGTGGCGCTGTTCTCCCGGTTCGAGGCGGAGGGCGGGCCAGCGCTGCGCTACCGCCTGCTGACGGGTCGCATGAAGGGACAGGCCTTCATCACGCTGCCAG ACACCGAAACGTCCCAGAAAGCTTTGGAGTTGATCCACGGTTACAGGTTGCTAGGCAAGCCCCTGGTGATTGA
- the cldn2 gene encoding claudin-2, with translation MASAGLELTGFFLGLLGMLGTLVATVLPYWRTSAHVGSNIVTAVESMRGLWMECVYQSTGAFQCETYNSMLALPPDLQASRALMVISVVLSVLAVAVATLGMQCTVCLEGAPAAKSRVAGAGGALFFTAGFLSLIPVSWTTHEVVQTFYQPGLHNSMKFELGQSLYLGLASALFSLLGGALLCTSFCQEGGGARGNGAGYPYPGYQAAGGGGGGLRTSSQTYRNPALQVGGANAGGRAHGLSRSAGGGSGYGGHATRGSKKAPGYDVTGYV, from the coding sequence ATGGCCTCCGCGGGCCTGGAGCTGACGGGCTTCTTCCTGGGCCTGCTGGGCATGCTGGGCACGCTGGTGGCCACGGTGCTGCCCTACTGGCGCACGTCGGCCCACGTGGGCTCCAACATCGTCACGGCGGTGGAGAGCATGCGGGGCCTGTGGATGGAGTGCGTGTACCAGAGCACCGGCGCCTTCCAGTGCGAGACCTACAACTCCATGCTGGCGCTGCCGCCGGACCTGCAGGCCTCACGGGCCCTCATGGTCATCTCCGTGGTGCTGTCCGTGCTGGCCGTCGCCGTGGCGACCCTGGGCATGCAGTGCACCGTGTGCCTGGAGGGCGCCCCCGCGGCCAAGAGCCGGGTGGCGGGCGCGGGCGGGGCGCTGTTCTTCACGGCGGGCTTCCTGTCCCTGATCCCCGTGTCGTGGACCACCCACGAGGTGGTGCAGACCTTCTACCAGCCCGGCCTGCACAACAGCATGAAGTTCGAGCTGGGCCAGAGCCTGTACCTGGGCCTGGCGTCGGCTCTGTTCTCCCTCCTGGGGGGGGCGCTGCTGTGCACCTCCTTCTGCCAGGAGGGGGGCGGCGCCCGGGGGAACGGGGCCGGGTACCCCTACCCGGGGTACCAGGCGGCgggagggggcggtggggggctgCGGACCTCCTCGCAGACCTACCGCAACCCCGCCctccaggtgggcggggctaaCGCGGGAGGCCGGGCGCACGGCCTGAGCCGCAGCGCCGGCGGGGGGTCCGGGTACGGGGGCCACGCGACCCGGGGCTCCAAGAAGGCACCGGGGTATGATGTCACGGGGTACGTCTGA
- the rbm41 gene encoding RNA-binding protein 41 isoform X2, which translates to MRRVSRQACEDGPLLDSQETEGQRQLHSLLVQQLHTDVDIDRLVAKRRCFAPAALYRPFGEQASGVRSLSQFQALQHGDQELASLRELGLTDPEIHLWLSRDAPELTEKSHGVCAAPSARQQRLQVIRDKMAARSELLSRPQRFTNSRALSRREMEIEQALFHGNDRMGFLSALYHRNQESEESQQGAQSTSDPMDSVYRDVFIEEGRPVSPTGRQENSPYLTPADQSQRSLTKTDQSQSSELSRPTRGPSAPSEPGRNTASRGPTRTHHKPPSVPPTELDISRPIGSLCAAGPGGVLTVRGDIEVISEEDIRGNREAEEGIRSIPRFQSYRPGEPSEVLCVKNLSAQASVAQLVALFSRFEAEGGPALRYRLLTGRMKGQAFITLPDTETSQKALELIHGYRLLGKPLVIEFGRERREEAGLQKGSTT; encoded by the exons ATGCGAAG GGTGAGCCGCCAGGCGTGTGAGGACGGGCCGCTGCTGGACTCCCAGGAGACGGAGGGCCAGAGGCAGCTCCACAGTCTCCTGGTCCAGCAGCTCCACACGGACGTAGACATCGATCG cctGGTGGCCAAGCGGCGCTGCTTTGCCCCGGCCGCCCTCTATCGGCCCTTCGGGGAGCAGGCCAGCGGAGTGAGGAGCCTGTCCCAGTTCCAGGCCCTGCAGCACGGGGACCAGGAGCTGGCCAGCCTGCGAGAGCTGGGCCTCACCGACCCAGAGATCCATCTGTGGCTGAGCCGAGACGCCCCTGAGCTGACCGAGaag agccacGGCGTGTGCGCGGCCCCTAGCGCCCGGCAGCAGCGCCTGCAGGTCATCAGGGACAAGATGGCGGCCCGGTCGGAGCTGCTGTCCCGTCCGCAGCGCTTCACCAACAGCCGGGCGCTCTCCCGGCGCGAGATGGAGATCGAGCAGGCGCTGTTCCACGGCAACGACCGCATGGGCTTCCTCTCCGCGCTCTACCACCGCA AtcaggagagtgaggagagccagcagggggcgcagTCCACCTCCGACCCCATGGACTCCGTCTACAGAGACGTCTTCATCGAGGAGGGACGACCCGTCTCCCCCACGGGCCGGCAGGAGAACTCTCCCTATCTAACCCcggccgaccaatcacagcgttCCCTGACGAAGACCGACCAATCGCAGAGCTCCGAACTGTCCCGACCGACAAGGGGCCCGTCCGCCCCGTCGGAGCCCGGTCGAAACACAGCGAGCCGGGGCCCGACGCGAACGCACCACAAACCGCCGTCGGTTCCTCCGACGGAGCTGGATATCAGTCGGCCAATCGGCAGCCTCTGTGCGGCGGGGCCCGGTGGCGTGCTGACGGTGCGAGGGGACATCGAGGTCATCTCGGAGGAGGACATACGGGGGAACCGCGAGGCCGAGGAGGGGATACGCTCCATCCCCCGGTTCCAGAGCTACCGGCCTGGGGAACCCTCCGAG GTGCTGTGTGTGAAGAACCTCAGTGCGCAGGCGTCTGTGGCCCAGCTGGTGGCGCTGTTCTCCCGGTTCGAGGCGGAGGGCGGGCCAGCGCTGCGCTACCGCCTGCTGACGGGTCGCATGAAGGGACAGGCCTTCATCACGCTGCCAG ACACCGAAACGTCCCAGAAAGCTTTGGAGTTGATCCACGGTTACAGGTTGCTAGGCAAGCCCCTGGTGATTGAGTTTGGACGTGAACGGcgagaggaggcggggctacagAAAGGAAGTACAACATGA